From a region of the Oryza sativa Japonica Group chromosome 6, ASM3414082v1 genome:
- the LOC4340751 gene encoding amino acid transporter AVT6A, giving the protein MGGGVTERLPEGSSEPLLPTKREGGGGGGEFAGAVFNLSTTIVGAGIMALPATMKVLGLAPGLVAILLAALLTDASIELLVRSSRAAGAPSYGAVMGDAFGWWGRRLLQVCVVVNNIGVMIVYMIIIGDVLSGTSSGGEHHYGVLEGWFGPQWWNGRFFVLLVTTLVVFTPLACLKRVDSLSYTSAISVALAVVFVIITAGIAIVKLIKGQIPMPKLFPDVPDLASIWELFTAVPVLVTAYVCHYNVHPIHNELKDPSQIKPIVHTSLVLCSTVYITTSFFGYLLFGESTLSDVLANFDSNLGIPYSQMLNDAVRVSYAVHLMLVFPMIFHALRLNLDGLLFSSSSPLSSDNRRFSVMTAVLLLVIFLSANFIPSIWDAFQFTGATAAVCIAFIFPAAITLRDPHSIAKKWDKILSIFMIVLAIVSNVVAVYSDAYSMFHRKSSPSIA; this is encoded by the exons atGGGTGGAGGCGTCACGGAGCGGCTCCCGGAGGGCAGCAGCGAGCCGCTGCTCCCGACGAagcgggagggcggcggcggcggcggcgagttcgCCGGCGCGGTGTTCAACCTGTCGACGACCATCGTCGGGGCCGGAATCATGGCGCTGCCGGCCACGATGAAGGTGCTGGGGCTCGCCCCGGGGCTCGTCGCGATCTTGCTCGCCGCGCTCCTCACCGACGCCTCCATCGAGCTGCTCGTCCggtccagccgcgccgccggcgcgccgtcGTACGGCGCCGTCATGGGGGACGCGTTCGGGTGGTGGGGGAGGCGGCTGCTCCAGGTCTGCGTCGTCGTCAACAACATCGGCGTCATGATCGTCTACATGATCATcatcg GTGATGTGCTATCTGGAACCTCCTCTGGTGGTGAGCACCATTATGGTGTTTTAGAAGGATGGTTTGGGCCACAATGGTGGAACGGGCGTTTCTTTGTCCTCCTGGTTACAACTCTTGTTGTATTTACTCCACTGGCATGTTTGAAGCGTGTCG ATTCACTGAGTTACACATCTGCCATATCCGTTGCTCTGGCAGttgtttttgttattattaCTGCAGGAATTGCTATTGTCAAGTTGATAAAGGGACAAATTCCAATGCCTAAGTTGTTTCCTGATGTTCCCGACTTGGCATCTATTTGGGAACTTTTCACAGCAGTGCCAGTTCTTGTCACTGCTTATGTTTGCCATTATAATG TCCACCCAATTCATAACGAGCTGAAGGACCCTTCTCAGATTAAGCCAATAGTACACACATCATTGGTTCTATGCTCAACTGTCTATATCACAACAAGTTTCTTTGGATATCTCCTCTTTGGTGAATCTACGCTGTCTGATGTGCTCGCCAACTTCGACTCCAATCTTGGTATTCCATACAGTCAGATGCTAAATGATGCTGTTAGAGTGAGCTATGCTGTTCACCTTATGCTTGTGTTCCCCATGATATTCCATGCACTACGGCTTAATTTGGATGGGCTTCTCTTTTCCTCATCAAGTCCTCTGTCTTCCGACAACCGAAGATTTTCTGTAATGACAGCGGTACTTCTCCTAGTTATTTTCCTATCAGCGAATTTCATTCCGAGCATCTGGGATGCCTTCCAATTTACTGGTGCAACTGCTGCTGTGTGTATCGCCTTCATTTTTCCAGCCGCGATCACTCTAAG GGATCCACACAGTATAGCAAAGAAGTGGGACAAAATCCTGTCCATCTTCATGATTGTTCTTGCAATTGTATCAAACGTAGTAGCTGTGTATAGCGATGCATATTCAATGTTCCACAGGAAAAGTTCCCCTTCCATAGCCTGA
- the LOC4340752 gene encoding uncharacterized protein, which yields MDPSMPPPPPRNPNPSSASMPPPPPPPKLEPASKPESTNPNSSMPPPPPPLPVEGASTSSSMPPPPPPRPAAPPQPEVEGADASAEGGTSASDSEADEAAGNLGRGSRDIEMAEAAAPPPSQQQQPRPRAPYAIPEWSAAPGHPFFLEVLKDGTIVDKLDVSRKGAYMFGRIDLCDFVLEHPTISRFHAVLQFRNDGEVFLYDLGSTHGSFINKTQVKKKIYVEIHVGDVIRFGQSSRLYIFQGPSELMPPEKDMQKLRDARVQQDMLDREASLLRAKNQAALAEGISWGMSEDAVEDSAEDEADEITWQTYKGQLTDRQEKTRSKIIKRLEKITNMKKEIDAIRAKDISQGGLTQGQQTQIARNEQRTSQLMEELENLEETLNDSIRESLGARTGNSNRGSHKASLEEEDDILSDEDDFYDRTKKKSSSHKSSEQQVETADSLLDKKDTITSDIESKKKLVEEEKNKLAKSENADVGDDLDAYMSGLSSQLVHDKIAQIQKELSDLQTELGRVVYLLKIADPMGEAARKRDLKPRETKSPASNDSLRPESRKQNKVAQNKASTEEKLKESCAEKTQVDKPAEEEKGISTNQENGSKPAFSIPKPQWLGDKRTVESEENCIKEESANEEETDNFVDYKDRKTILSGSANGKDLEEAAPGLILRKRKSDQSAANEVESSVESEASAADAVALLLKHKRGLQTSEDMEDENEPQASKRKSKKSKQKRVLGPARPDFLDAGPDHETWVPPEGQTGDGRTSLNDRLGY from the exons ATGGACCCCTCcatgcctccgcctccacctcgaaaccctaacccctcctccgcctccatgcCGCCCCCCCCGCCACCGCCCAAGTTGGAGCCGGCGTCCAAGCCCGAATCCACTAACCCTAACTCCTccatgccgccgcctccgcctccactccCGGTGGAGGGTGCGAGCACTAGCTCCTCtatgcctccgcctccgccgccacggcccgcggcgccgccgcagccggaggTGGAGGGGGCGGACGCGTCGGCCGAAGGGGGCACTAGCGCTAGCGATTCCGAggcggatgaggcggcgggGAACTTAGGTAGGGGCTCCAGGGATATTGagatggcggaggcggcggcgccgccgccatcacagcagcagcagccgaggCCGCGTGCCCCGTACGCCATACCCGAGTGGAGCGCCGCACCGGGCCACCCCTTCTTCCTCGAGGTTCTCAAGGACGGCACCATCGTTGACAAGCTTGACGT GTCCAGGAAAGGAGCTTACATGTTTGGTCGAATTGATCTTTGCGATTTTGTATTGGAGCATCCCACTATTTCTCGCTTTCATGCTG TTTTGCAGTTTAGAAATGATGGGGAGGTTTTCCTTTATGATCTTGGAAGCACACATGGGTCCTTCATCAATAAAACTCAG GTCAAGAAGAAGATATATGTGGAAATTCATGTTGGAGATGTAATTCGATTTGGGCA ATCATCACGTTTGTACATATTCCAAGGACCATCTGAGCTGATGCCCCCT GAAAAAGATATGCAGAAGCTTCGGGATGCTAGAGTTCAGCAAGATATGCTTGATCGTGAAGCTTCCCTTTTACGTGCAAAAAATCAAGCAGCTTTAGCAGAGGGTATCTCATGGGGTATGTCTGAGGATGCAGTCGAAGATTCTGCAGAG GATGAAGCTGATGAGATCACATGGCAAACCTACAAAGGTCAACTCACTGATAGACAGGAGAAAACACGAAGCAAAATAATAAAGCGATTGGAAAAG ATTACCAACATGAAGAAAGAAATTGATGCAATAAGAGCTAAGGACATTTCTCAAGGTGGGTTAACCCAAGGTCAACAAACACAGATTGCACGGAATGAGCAAAGGACATCTCAG CTTATGGAGGAGCTGgaaaatttagaagaaactttGAATGACAGTATACGGGAAAGTCTTGGTGCTCGCACTGGAAACTCAAATCGTGGTAGTCATAAAGCAAgtcttgaggaagaagatgacatTCTTAG TGACGAAGATGACTTCTATGATCGGACGAAGAAGAAATCTTCTAGTCATAAATCCAGTGAGCAGCAAGTGGAGACTGCTGATAGTCTTCTTGATAAAAAAGATACCATAACCAGCGATATTGAAAGTAAAAAGAAATTggttgaagaagagaagaataaGTTGGCAAAAAGTGAGAATGCGGATGTTGGGGACGACCTTGATGCTTACATGAGTGGATTATCATCTCAATTAG TACATGACAAGATTGCCCAAATCCAGAAGGAGCTTTCTGATCTTCAAACTGAGCTGGGCAGGGTGGTTTACCTACTGAAAATAGCTGATCCTATGGGAGAAGCAGCTCGCAAGAGGGATCTCAAGCCACGAGAAACAAAATCTCCAGCATCTAATGATAGTCTAAGACCAGAGTCCAGAAAGCAAAACAAAGTTGCACAAAACAAAGCCTCAACAGAGGAGAAGCTTAAGGAATCTTGTGCTGAAAAAACACAAGTGGATAAACCAGCCGAGGAAGAGAAGGGTATCTCCACAAACCAAGAAAATGGCAGCAAACCTGCATTCTCCATTCCAAAACCTCAGTGGCTTGGTGACAAGAGGACCGTGGAATCTGAAGAGAACTGTATAAAAGAAGAAAGTGCCAATGAAGAGGAGACTGATAATTTTGTGGACTACAAAGATCGAAAAACTATTCTTTCAGGTTCCGCCAATGGAAAAGACCTTGAAGAAGCTGCTCCTGGGCTTATTTTACGGAAGAGAAAGTCTGATCAATCAGCAGCCAATGAGGTGGAATCTTCAGTTGAATCCGAAGcatctgctgctgatgctgtgGCCCTCTTGCTGAAGCACAAACGTGGTTTACAAACTTCTGAAGATATGGAGGATGAGAATGAACCACAAGCTAGCAAGAGAAAAAGTAAAAAGTCGAAACAAAAACGCGTACTGGGTCCAGCAAGACCAGATTTTCTGGACGCAGGTCCAGATCATGAAACATGGGTGCCACCTGAAG GTCAAACTGGTGATGGCCGCACTTCATTGAACGATCGTCTGGGCTACTGA